In Xanthomonas campestris pv. phormiicola, the DNA window CGGGGTGAGCGCCTCGCCGACGATCACCATGGACGAGCGACAGTTCAAGGAGGAGGGCTTCACCGACCTGGGCGACGTGATCCGCAGCATTCCGCAGAACTTCCGCGGCGGTCAAAATCCAGGTGTGAATTTGGGAGCTACAGCGGGCAGCTCAAATAACCGAAATGAGAGTGGAGGTTCATCATTGAACCTCCGAGGCCTCGGACCCGACGCCACTCTCACGTTGCTCAATGGACGTCGTCTGAGCTATGACTCGCTGAACCAAGCCATTGATATCAGTGCTATCCCCATCGAAGCCGTAGAGCGTATCGAAATCGTTCCGGACGGCGCATCGGCCATTTATGGTTCCGACGCGGTGGGCGGTGTCGCCAACGTCATCCTCAAGCGCGACTTTGACGGTGTGGTGGTGGGGGCGTTGTACGGCGATTCTGCCGATGGTGGCTTGGAACGACATGACTACACCGTCACCGCCGGAGCGGCTTGGGAGTCCGGCGGTTTGATTGGAACCTTCAAGAAATCCAGTACGGATCCCATCTTCGCGGCTCAGCGTGCGTACACGCAGTCGATGGTAGATCCGTCAACGCTCTACAACGGGAGTAAGCTCAATAGCGGCCTGATCAGCGCCTACCAGCGTCTTGGCGAGCGTGTCGAGTTGAAGTTGGACGCGTTGAGGACAGTCAGGCAGGCGTCCTCTTCTAACCCCTATCCGACTTACTACTTCGCTAATCATTCAGAATCAACGACGACACTACTGGCACCGGCTCTAGAAATATCGCTTCAAAGAGATTGGATGCTCGGGTTCGGCGCGTCACGTAGCCGTGGAGAGAATGTATTCCTTAACAATCTCGTCAGAAATGGCTCTGCCAGTCCGTCGTCAGCTGGCTGCTATTGCAATGACACGGTCACGTGGGAGATCGGATCGGAAGGGCCACTGGTTTCGTTTGGGTCGCGGGAAGTAAGGCTGGCGGTTGGCGTCGGCGGGCGCCGCGATGAGTATGCGAACAGGTCGTTCCTTTCGTCCTCGGACTTTGAAGGTGAGCAGCGAAACCGCTACGCGTATGCGGAGCTGTCTTGGCCTGTCATTGGATCAGATAATGCGCGACCTGGTGTGCAGAGGCTCGAGTTTAGTGTTGCTGGGCGTGCGGAGGACTACGACAGCTTTGGCCGAGTTACGACCCCGAAGCTTGGGGTGATCTACGATCCTGTCGAAGACATCACCCTCAAGGCGTCTTGGGGGCGCTCGTTCAAGGCACCGACGTTGAACCAACGGTTTTTTGGGAAGTACACATATCTCTGGCGGGCGAATCAATTGGGATGCACCTCGTGTGCTGCTACAGACACGGTGTTGATGTCCTTTGGCGCCAACCAGGATCTTGAGCCAGAACGCGCTCGCACCTGGACGGTGTCTCTGGCTTTCCATCCCGAAACCCTACCTGACCTGAATACTGAGATCACCTATTTCTCCATCGACTACAGGCAACGGGTTGCTTACCCGTTCTCAAATATTCTGACTAGCCTGCGCAACCCCGCAGACTATTCTGAATTCATTAGCTACGATCCAACTCTTGACCAACAACAGCAACTAATCTCGACCTACAACGAGGCTTTCTATAATCAGACATCTACCACATACGATCCAAATCGGGTCATTGCGATAGTCTCCGCTCAATACACGAACGTCGCTCGGCAAAAAGCCAAGGGCCTAGATCTGACAGGGAGCTATCGATTCGATTTTGCTCCAGGTCAGTTGGCTGTTCGGGGTGGTGTGAGTTGGATAGACCTATCGCAGCAGAATCTTGCTGGGCAGGATGCGTTTGATTTGTCCGGAAAAATCTACTTTCCGGCGAAGTTTAACGGTCGCCTCGGTGCTGTCTGGAGTCAGGCGGGGCTTAGTCTATCGGCGTTTGCCAATTATACTTCTGGTGTCACCAATAATGTCACGGCAGTCGCAGAGAACGGGGCTTCTTTCACGACCTTCGACACTACTGCGCGCTATGAGATCCAAGCAAATAATAGGGCGTTGGCTGGTTTGGCATTTGAACTATCGGTCACCAACTTATTCAACCGTGCGCCGCCCACCATCACGCAACCGAATTCAAGATTTGCGCCATTCGATTCGACGAACTATTCCGCAATCGGACGCTATGTGACGATGGCGATCAGCAAGACATGGCAATAAGTGGGGGCTCGAACCGCCCCCACTTACAGGCAGCAATCAGGGCATTGAGACAGGCTGGCCGGTATTCTCGAATATTTGTCCCGGGGCGCCTTTCGTCTCCTCAGAGACGGAGCCGAGTTCGATCGGTTCGAACTCGTCTTCCATCAATTCGCGGTGATCTTGTGCATTCATGTCCATGATCATTCTCCTTAATGTTGCGTTGGGTGACGCCATGAAAGTCATGACCCAGGAAGCGTAGCTCCGATGCTCGGCTATAAGAAGCTTATAAGCCAAATATAATTTACCTAATTTCGTTATCACTTTCCTCTTCGATCATCCAATTAAAGCCATGGCCATCTACGGCATGTACGCGCGTGTCCTCTCCAGCATCCTCGCCATCTCTGCTTTCTCGCCAGCCATGGCTGCGGAGGGCACCCACCCCGTGTCGGCGGATGACGTGCTGGCCGTGGAAGGGCTCGGCGCGGCGATCAGCGATCCGAACGGGCGCTGGTTGGTCTTCGAGCGTCTGCGTCCCTACGATCAATCGGACGACTTCAGTTTTCGCACCTATGCGGCGCAACATACCGGTCATCAGCTCTGGCGATACGATCCGAAAGCCAGCGCTACGCCGCAGTTGCTGCCGGGCCTCGATCCTGCGCCGCACAGCTATCAGCAAGGGTTTTCTCCCTCCGGTCGCTTTCTCGCAGTCATGCAGTACCGGCTCGGTACGCTGTCGCTGGCGGCCTACGATATGGCAGCCGAGAAGGCGGTGAGGTTCGCGCGGACGCCGGCCTTCAGCCGGGATGGCGCGCACAACCCGGTCTGGGTCTCCGATGACATGCTCATTTACGCGGCGCTACCGGAGGGCGATGCACCCGAGCTGACGAGCGTGCGCGCCCATACGGGGCGAACCTTAGCCAAGGCCTGGGAGGCGGCCTGGCGCGGCGATACCGTCACCGCGAGCGAAGTGCGTACTGTGGCTCAAGATCAGTCCGACCAACAGGAAGTAGGCAGCCTGTTGCTAGCCAATGCACGTACCGGCAAAGAAACGGTCATCGCCAACGGATTGTATGCCGACCTGCGGGTCTCCCCGGATCGGCGGTTAGTGGCGGCGCTTGCGGTCTCCAAGCCACGCCGGACCGATCCCAATGCACCCGTGACGGACGATCCGCGCCGCTACCGCCTGACCGTCTTCGATGTGGCGAGCGGCCGCGCGCGGTGTCTGGCTCCGGAACTGGACTTCTTCCCCTACACGATCGCCTGGTCGCCGGAAGGGACACGCCTTGCGGCATACGGGTGGCGGCCTGGTGAAGGCCCGCGCACGGGCAGGTTTTACGTGATCGACGTGCGAACGGGCATCACCGTGCGCTATGACCACGTTGGTCTTGATCTGGCATCGGAGCGGGAGCGCGGCTGGCTGCAACGCCCGGAACGGGTGAGCTTTCTCGGAGATGGCTTGGCCGTGTTTGCCCGGCGTATTCCCGCGTCGGAGAGCCAGGCGCCGCGGCTCACTTACCGCGATGTGCGTCCGGTCGGTCTGTCCAAGCCCGATTGGTACCGTCTGTCCGCGGACGGTACGTCCAGGAACCTGACCGATGGTCTTGCTGACGTGTCGGGCGTGCCGGTGCACGCGGGGCTCGATCATCTGACGGTCGTGGCGGCCGATGGCGTGTATCGCCTTGGTGCAGATGGCGAGCGCCGCCGCCTCACGCCTGAACTGCCGGGGCGCTTTCGCTTCCTGCCCTCCGGGACTTTCTCGACGCGCAGCTTGGTTGCCCGCCCGGAGTTCAGCGACGAGGCCTTGTTTGACGTCAGTGGGCCCGGCCCGGCGAAGATCGTCATGGTTGACCTGCGCGACAACCGCCAAGCCCGCACGGTCGTGGTGGACGCGCCGGCAGCCGATGCCACGCCGCTGGCGGGATCGTTGGCGTCCAGCACAATGCTCTTCCGTGCCGACGAGGGGCAGGGGTCACGGCTGCTCGTGACGACAGGTGGCAGTGGCACAGCGCCGCGCGAGATCGCACGGATCAATGCCCATCTGGCCGAGGTCGATCTGGGGACCTGGAAAACCGTGTCCTATCAGGTCGCCGATCCGCTGGGGAACGGCCCCGCGCAGACGATCGAGAGCTGCGTGTTGCTTCCGCCTGGCAATGGTGGTGCGCGGCAGCTGCCCACGATTATCGAGGTGTATCCCAACGCCGTCCCACGCTGCGGCCCCAGTGATGCGCGATTGGACGCGCCGAGCATCGATTCCCCCTACATTTGGGCCGGAAAGGGCTACGCCTATGCACGCCTGGCTCTGCCACGGCAGTTGCTCCGGACGGACGCTGGCCCAATCGCAGGGATGCCTAGCGCGGTCGAAGCCGGCGTGCAGGCGTTGGTGGCCGCCGGGGTCTCCGACCCGGCGCGGATGGCGCTGTTCGGATATAGTCAGGGCGGTGTGTCGGCGCTGTACGTGTCTGCATATTCCCATCGGTTCAAGGCGGTCATCGCCGTGAACAGTTGGGCCGATCTCTTCAGTCATTACTTCGGAGCGAATGGGGTCTACTCGTCAGTTTACGGGAGCTATTTCGGCGATTTCGGAAGGTACGACAGCATCGCCGGAAACGACTTCGGTATTGGCAAAACGCCGTTCGATGACCCGGACATCTACATCCGCAACAGTCCCGTTTTCCTCGCGCCGCGGATCGATGCGCCTGTACTGCTGTTCCATACCGACATGGACAGCTTTTCCATGTCGCAGTTCGATGAGATGTATGCCGCGCTCAGCCGCGCCGGGAAAGACGCGCGCTATGTGCGGTATTGGGGTGAGGGGCATGCCCCTTCTTCTCCGGCGAACATGCGCGATCTGTGGGAGCGTATGGACGCGTTCTTGAGTGAGAAGGGCGTCAAACCGAACGCTGTCGACCGGCCAGGCCAGGTACCGGATTTGTAGAAGTTGGCATCGCGGCCGGTGATGCAGCCGCGATCTCATGCGGCCTTGGAGCTGCCGTTGCTGATCCGCTTCCAGGTCTGCAGCCAAGCTTCAATGGCGTAATACGGCAACATCATGAATCCGAATTTCTGGACCTTGTAGTCGTTGCGCGCAACAAAGGCCTGGACCTCTTGCCGTGAGATCATGCCGCGCGCGGCGAGTTCGCCTTCGGCCAGCGCCTGCAACAATTGCTGACTGTTCGCCTTGATGTGTTCAGCGAAGAATTTTGTCGACTCGCCTTTCGACGTGCGCAGGCGAATCTGCTCGGAGAGCATGCCAGTGAAGGCGGTTCTTGCCAGCCCCCGGCTGCGCCCGTTGGCGCACAGCAGGTAGGTGGGCAGGCGCAGCGACAACTCGATCAGCGGCTGTGAGATCAACGGGTGGATCATTTCCTTTGGGCCGTAGTGATCCAGCGACTCCCGGACCTGGTACAGGTGTACCAGATAGCTGATCTGATCGAACTTGGCGGGCGGCACGCCACGGGCCTGTCGCGTCCACACCGGCATGCAGTCTTCGGCGACCAGGGTGTCAAAGGCGCGCTGGTTGACGCCGGTGCGACGTTTCTCGATGTCTTGAACCACGGCGCTGCGATGCGTTTTGCCGAACCGATAGGGCAAGGTGTCCCGCAGCACATGCCAGATCGAAGTCTGCGAAAGCCTGGCGGAGCGGAGAAGCTCAGCCGGCGCATCCAGGCCCAAGGGATGATGCGCGAGATAGTCGGCGAATCCCAAGGTGCTTCTGCTGTGTAGGAACAGGTGGTCGCCCCCTTGTCCGGTGAACAGCGCCCTGCCGACATCGGTATTGGCAGCCAGGCGCGATGCTAGTTCCTGCCCAAGAAACTGGCGGTATGGGCGTGCGGTTGGCGGGTGCTCATGGACGCCGGGGAGTGGCCGGGTGGGTTCCTCCAGCACCTCGATCAGCGTGTGCCCGGTGTGCTCGGCGATAATGCGCGCGTATCGGCGTTCGGTCGCGTCTGCAGCGCCCATGACGAAGTGGACGGCATTGACCTTGGCCGGATCTGTGGTCTTGGCCAGGCAGGCCAGCACGATGGAGGAGTCCAGGCCGCCGGAGAGATTAACGGTTATCTTCTCGAAGGATTCGCCCCAGGTGCCGACGACGGCCTGCGTGGTCTCCCGCAGTTCGGCGGCCGCATCCTTGAGGGAGGGGGCATGGACGTCCAGGGCGATCTGCCTGGGATCCCAGATCAAGTCCGTGGTCGGTGCCGCGCCGGAGATCCGCAACCGCTCCCCACCGAGCAGTTCTCTGACCTCGTTGAGGCCGGTTTCACCGTGCTGGATCTTGTCGTAGGCCAGCACCCTGGAAATGAAGCGCTCGTTGATGGTGAACGCGCCCATGTCCAGGAAAGGGCACTTTTCCAGATGCGAGAAGACCAGCGTCAGGCCTTGCTGTTGGGTGTAGAAGCACGGGATCGAGGAGGTCGGGTCTGCGATGACGAAGGTGTCGTTGCCGCAATTTAGGAAGGCGACGTAGCTGCCCCAGTAGTCCTTGACGATCGAGCGGCATTGCGAGGCGAGTAGCCGCTTTGTATCAACTTCACCCAGGCGGGTCAGTACGGCCCGGGAGCCGGACAGGCTGGCGGATGTGTCGAACAGGGTGCCGAAGACAGCCCCCACGGCGCGACCTTCGTTGTCATTGAGGGCAAGGAGCGTCTCCCCGCCCTGAAATGCATCCAGTGCATACAGTGCAAAGCCTTGCCCCACCAGGCGGTGGACGGACTCGCCGAGGGCGGCGCGGACCTGGACCGCCAGCCGCGTGGCCGCCGCTGCCGCGCGTGGGTCTGCCTGGTTCCAGAGCATGGCGAAGAATGCGTGCATGGCGATCTGCCTTCCTAAGCCAACATGATGGGTTTGAATGCGAGCGTCTTGTCGTAGTCCTCATTGAGGACCACGTGATCGAACTCCACCCAGCAATGCGCAGAAAATGGCACCAACCGGACTGCAAAGACCCAATCGGCCGACAGGCCGAAGCGGGACAGGTACTTGACCAGGAACAGGCTGGTGAAGAAGCAGGCATCGTACGAGGTGTAGAAGAACGGGGTCAGGCCATGGAACCGCTCGGTGAGTTCGATCGCGCGTTTGCGCAAGTCCGCACGCGCATCCGGAAGCCCTGATTTCCAGTGCTTGACTGCCTGGAGCGTCCGGCTCACGTCCGTCTTGTTGTGCCGGTGCGATAGGCAGCTCGCCATGTAGGTCATGAAGAACCTTGGTGCGTCCTTGACCGAGGCCGAAGGCGGGACATCAGCCCCGCGCATGAAGACGGAGTATTCCGGAGTCTGGTAGTGGATCTCCTCGATGGGCTTTCCGCCCTCGCTTTGGGTTCTGACGAGCCCGCTTTGCGTGAGCCGGTCTGAGAATTTCAGGGCGTTGGTCGAGAGCGTGCTTGCGTTCCCTGATTGGCGTATCTCCGAGAACCACTCTGCCTGGGCACCCGTAAGCGTGAGGTACTTGTCCTTGGCCGAATCCAGGAACAGGTAGGTGCCGTCGATTTCGCGGAAGAAGACGTTGTGGTCTAGATATAGGCGTTCAGACATGGTGCCCTCTCGATGTCATCGTCAACCGGGATCGGGGATTGGCGCAGCAGTGCTCTGGCCTTGGCGCGGTCACCGAACAGCAGCGACTGCCTGGCACGGGTCAGTGCGTAGTAAGCACGCACATGTGGATCGACCTCATACAGGGCCGGCGAACTGATCGCCGAGGCGAAGCCGGGGTCGGGGAACTGCCAGCGCGGGCCGTATGTTTCGGCCAGATACCGCTCGGGCGCGTCGGGGATGCGCCAGCGAATGCCACCGTAGTCCCGCTGGTCCAGTCCGAAGACTTTGAACCGCCACTGGGTGTCGCCCGGTCGGTCGGTCATGCCGCAGAAGATGTGGTCGCCAATCCTGTCGTGGACAAAGAGGTCGATCCCCACGCCCCGATGGATCAGGGCGATGTAGCGGGCTCCAGGTTGGTGATCGTGACGCAGCAGCAGGGTCGGGTGCTCGCGTACGATGGCCACGACGTCCTGCTTATCGTCCGCTTGCCGCATCACACCGATGTCCACATCGCGGTCATGTGAGAGTGGTCCGCCGTCGCGGTGAAACCCCAGCAGCGTGCCGGCCACCAGAAAGGGCGCGAGGCCATGGGCTTCCAGTATCTGGATGACGTCACAGGCGGCCTCGATGGCAGCGTTGGGCTTGAACGGATTCGGAAGCGGCTCTCCCGGCATGGCCTTGGGATCTAGTGAGAACAGTGCCTCGCGCTGGTAGCAAAACGCATCCTTAAAGGTTCCACGGCGATAGGCGGCACGCGCCAAGCTGTTGTAAGCCGCAGACGCGTTGGGGAATCGGGAAATGCGACGTGAAATGAACGCAACTGCATCGGCGTAGCGGTGGGCGTTGATCAATGCGTTGGCGCACTCGACGTGGAGCGAGGCCGGCACCTCCGGCTTGCAGCAAAGGCGTTCGAGTGCCTCGGCGGCGCAGCGGACGGCCTCCTGCCTTTCGAGTTCGTCCGAGGTGATGTCGGCGATCGATCCCCAGGATTGCCAGGCATCTTCGTCGCGGCTCACAGCTGTACGGAAGGCTGCAAGCGCAGATGCCCGCTCGCCAAGCGCATTCAGTGTCAAGCCACGACCATGATGCAGGGCCGCGTGGTCGGGCCTGTCGGCGAGAAGGTGGTCGTAAACGTGGAGTGCGGGCTCATGCTCGCCAGACCGCAACAGGGCGGCCGCCAGATTGAAGCGAGCTGTTGCGTGGCCCGGACGAAGGGCAGCGGCCCGTTCGAAATACAAGATGGCGGCATGGGATTCTCCGCCGCGCATCTGTTGCATGCCGAGGCGCATACACTCGCTCCAAGTCTCCATCCCCACGAGCAGCGTCGCGGCCATGGCCCCCGACTGTGAGGCAGGTATTGACGAGCGGGTCCCTTCCATCTTTCAGACCTACAGTTGCACTGTCATGACCACCATGACAGTGCAACTGTAGGTCTGATTTCGGCCTATAAGAAGCTTATAGCGGGAATATAAGCCAATTATATCGTTCGGATCTGGGGTGGGCGGTTCAGGATAGGGTCGCAGCGATATGCTTCGCGCAACGTTTCAGTCGCTCGGGCGGAGATGGTTTAACCGCTCTACCAGATCAGGAACGAGCTCGATTCGGCGGCTGTTATAGGAGTGCAATGCATCCTTGAATAAGTGAACGTCGCCGAGTTGCCAATGCCTTAGCAGGTTCTCGTATTCGGTAGCCCAGTCGTCTGACACTTGGTCTTTTACCAATGCAACAGGAACGGTGCGGTCGAGCGTGTTGTGAATTGCGACGCCTAATTCCTGATTGCCGGATTTGTCAGCCAAGGTGCGAAACAAGACTTCGATAGTGGCTAGCGATGGATCGGAGTTATTTATGTTGGCGGCTTCGGCTGCTTTTAGCGCGGGCTTGAAGGACTGATCCAGTGATTCCAACACAAGATGGTATTGCCATTTATAAAGATCACGCAGGCCGACCTCGCTGATGCGGACTGCATAGAAGCCCTCATGATCTCTTGCCTCAATCAGGCGTTCACCAGCAAGTCGATAGAGGGCTTCCCTGACCGGTATGATGCTGCTCGAAAAACGTCTGGAAACCATGGCCGCAGAAATCGGGTGGCCAGACGGGAAGGCACCAGACTTGATGTCTGCTTTCATTGCCTCATAAATTCGAGCAGTTAGGGAAAACCTCTCCGCCATGAATTGGACCTCGCTAATTTGAAGGCGAGCTATTTGGTTCATAGAGAGCTCGCCGTTCTGCTTCCTTCTATCTATCAAAGCGCCTATCAGGGCGTGTTAATTGTCTGGGTCGTAATCTATTTGCGAGTATTGAGCTTTTCGTTATCAAGATCAATTAGCATTCTTGAACTAGGACTTCATATTTCTCGCTGGCCGCTGGCCGCAAGGCGTGGGCCACGGCAAAAGATGGTCCCTCGCTTCAGCTATTCGCGGTTCCTCAAAGTCGAGCCAGCGTCGGCCGCTGCTGATGGGAAGGCCCTGCCTGGAACCCAATTGTCTACTTCCGCTGACTCCGGCTGTTGTAAGGTGACGCCGCCGCCCCACGGATGGTCTTATGGCCGATTCTTTGAAAACTATTGTGCAAGGAACGTTACTGGCCATCGGCTACTGCTTGGCATTCCAGGCCGCGTGGCATTGCTCTTTCGATCAATGGTATTTACCTGCCGGCCTGCGCCTCGCGGTTCTCCTATTCGCCCCATATCGCCTTCTTCCATATTTCCTGCTGGGCGACGCCGCGGCATTGTTGATGTTGCGTGTGCCAGCGATCACGAGCATGGGCGTGAATCCGACGTGGGCCTACTGCAGCTCCTGGATCCTGATGCCGGCCATCTCCGCCGTGCCACTTGCGATCCGTGCAAGGTTGCGGGATCTTCAAAAGCGTGAAGCAGTGCTCGTCCCCATGCTGCTCCTTGCCGCCGTATGGGGCGCTCTGTGTTCTGTCGGCATCAATATCATGCTGGATGGACCGAAATCGACGATGAGCTGGGAGAAGCTGGCGCGGTTCATCGTCGGCGACTACCTCGGAATGATGATGGTTATTTTGCCAACGCTGCTATGGCTGCGCCGCAACGATGATGAGGTGCCCGGCCGGATCCTCCCACATGTGGGGTGGGCGGTCGCGACGATCGCGACGGTCTCGGGCTTGGTTGTTTTTGTGCCAGACGACACGATCCGTCTTGTCCTAATGGCACTAATGATCGCCCCTGCGATCATGCTAACCCGCTTGCACGGCTGGCGTGGCGCAACGTTAGGTGTTGTGCTTGCCAACGTCGCGATTGCTCTTTCGCTGCCTCGAACTGGTGTATTGGGCACCTACGACGAGGCAGGATTTCTGGTGCAGGTTTTGCTCGCAATAGCTGCTACAGGACTGTTCGTCCTGGGCTCGCGGATCTCAAGTGCAGTAGATGAAACACGGGCAAAGATTCGGGGGCAAGAGCAAGCGGTGCGTTCAGCGCGGCAGAGCTATCTGTGGTCGGAGCGGTGTCTTCGAGACCGTGTGGTCCAGTACGTTGATGTCCAGGTACAGGTAAACAAGCTTCGCCGCGACATCGAGACGTATCTGAAATCTCGTGGACAACATGACGCAGCGATGCAGATGGTACGCACGGGGTTTATCCAAGCCCAACTGCTCAATGACTACGTTACCGCGTTGTATCCATTGCAAATTGAAACGCATGGGCTGTTCCACGTGTTGCGCTCTTCGTCGTTCGCGAATGTGTGCAACACCGAGATCGAGGCACGCGTTTTGCGAGGGCAACCGCGAGACTTGTCGATCGGACTTCAGTTGGCGGCTTATCGCGGCGTCCTGCAGGTGATCGAACAGCTTCCGCGCTCTGACCGGCATGTGATCAAGGCCCGTGTTTGGAAAGCGGGTGGCGCTCAAGGCATCGCGGTATCCGTGAGAGTGGATGGCCGGAGAGTCATTGGCGTGAGGCAGACGGAACTAGATGGTGATGGCGAGATGGTGAGCCGTTTCCAGGCCTATGGCGGCACCTACAAGCGCCGCCATAGGCTGGCTATCAGCTTCCTCGTTTCGGAGGCGAAAGGAACGAGATCAGTCTTTCGTTACGATGATCCAGGCACGGCTGTTGGAAGTTTCCTGTAGATACACCGAGATTTTTTCTGCTTCATAGACCTTTTCGCCTTGCACGCTACCGGTGGAGCGCAGGATAGAGACGCGATCTGCGTCGCTACCAATCGGCATCACCCACGCGGTGCTATCAATGCGTCCGACGGCACCACGTACGCCGCCGGTGGCGTCATTAATTTGCAGGTACGTCACCCCATCGCGCATGAACTCATAGATGCGCACGTCTGCGACCGTCGACAGGTTGGCCGCTTTCGGTGCGCTTTCGCCCAGTCCCGTGCTTGCGACAGGGCCATGCCCGATGTCTGGGCAGCAGGCTGATGCATTGTGGGCAATAGTCAATCCTACGATTCCGGCGATGACCGTAGATACGATACGGATCTGCGACATGGCTGTGTCCTTTCCCATAGAGGGATATCCGCCTGCGATTCAGGCGATCCCTACGGTACGCGAAGCAGCCGTCGTATCGGTTGACAAATAGGAGCGAT includes these proteins:
- a CDS encoding TonB-dependent receptor — encoded protein: MQDHTVIRKHRLSVLCNALAAILITGAAINSAAAQPDASVTQFEVPAQSAGTALNAFAAQADITLVFSPDVVSGIETTTLEGQYTTEEGLRRMLEGTGLTWQKARDGAIAISKAVERGGEQAETGEQTLETITVTGTRIRGGVSASPTITMDERQFKEEGFTDLGDVIRSIPQNFRGGQNPGVNLGATAGSSNNRNESGGSSLNLRGLGPDATLTLLNGRRLSYDSLNQAIDISAIPIEAVERIEIVPDGASAIYGSDAVGGVANVILKRDFDGVVVGALYGDSADGGLERHDYTVTAGAAWESGGLIGTFKKSSTDPIFAAQRAYTQSMVDPSTLYNGSKLNSGLISAYQRLGERVELKLDALRTVRQASSSNPYPTYYFANHSESTTTLLAPALEISLQRDWMLGFGASRSRGENVFLNNLVRNGSASPSSAGCYCNDTVTWEIGSEGPLVSFGSREVRLAVGVGGRRDEYANRSFLSSSDFEGEQRNRYAYAELSWPVIGSDNARPGVQRLEFSVAGRAEDYDSFGRVTTPKLGVIYDPVEDITLKASWGRSFKAPTLNQRFFGKYTYLWRANQLGCTSCAATDTVLMSFGANQDLEPERARTWTVSLAFHPETLPDLNTEITYFSIDYRQRVAYPFSNILTSLRNPADYSEFISYDPTLDQQQQLISTYNEAFYNQTSTTYDPNRVIAIVSAQYTNVARQKAKGLDLTGSYRFDFAPGQLAVRGGVSWIDLSQQNLAGQDAFDLSGKIYFPAKFNGRLGAVWSQAGLSLSAFANYTSGVTNNVTAVAENGASFTTFDTTARYEIQANNRALAGLAFELSVTNLFNRAPPTITQPNSRFAPFDSTNYSAIGRYVTMAISKTWQ
- a CDS encoding prolyl oligopeptidase family serine peptidase — encoded protein: MAIYGMYARVLSSILAISAFSPAMAAEGTHPVSADDVLAVEGLGAAISDPNGRWLVFERLRPYDQSDDFSFRTYAAQHTGHQLWRYDPKASATPQLLPGLDPAPHSYQQGFSPSGRFLAVMQYRLGTLSLAAYDMAAEKAVRFARTPAFSRDGAHNPVWVSDDMLIYAALPEGDAPELTSVRAHTGRTLAKAWEAAWRGDTVTASEVRTVAQDQSDQQEVGSLLLANARTGKETVIANGLYADLRVSPDRRLVAALAVSKPRRTDPNAPVTDDPRRYRLTVFDVASGRARCLAPELDFFPYTIAWSPEGTRLAAYGWRPGEGPRTGRFYVIDVRTGITVRYDHVGLDLASERERGWLQRPERVSFLGDGLAVFARRIPASESQAPRLTYRDVRPVGLSKPDWYRLSADGTSRNLTDGLADVSGVPVHAGLDHLTVVAADGVYRLGADGERRRLTPELPGRFRFLPSGTFSTRSLVARPEFSDEALFDVSGPGPAKIVMVDLRDNRQARTVVVDAPAADATPLAGSLASSTMLFRADEGQGSRLLVTTGGSGTAPREIARINAHLAEVDLGTWKTVSYQVADPLGNGPAQTIESCVLLPPGNGGARQLPTIIEVYPNAVPRCGPSDARLDAPSIDSPYIWAGKGYAYARLALPRQLLRTDAGPIAGMPSAVEAGVQALVAAGVSDPARMALFGYSQGGVSALYVSAYSHRFKAVIAVNSWADLFSHYFGANGVYSSVYGSYFGDFGRYDSIAGNDFGIGKTPFDDPDIYIRNSPVFLAPRIDAPVLLFHTDMDSFSMSQFDEMYAALSRAGKDARYVRYWGEGHAPSSPANMRDLWERMDAFLSEKGVKPNAVDRPGQVPDL
- a CDS encoding asparagine synthase C-terminal domain-containing protein; the protein is MHAFFAMLWNQADPRAAAAATRLAVQVRAALGESVHRLVGQGFALYALDAFQGGETLLALNDNEGRAVGAVFGTLFDTSASLSGSRAVLTRLGEVDTKRLLASQCRSIVKDYWGSYVAFLNCGNDTFVIADPTSSIPCFYTQQQGLTLVFSHLEKCPFLDMGAFTINERFISRVLAYDKIQHGETGLNEVRELLGGERLRISGAAPTTDLIWDPRQIALDVHAPSLKDAAAELRETTQAVVGTWGESFEKITVNLSGGLDSSIVLACLAKTTDPAKVNAVHFVMGAADATERRYARIIAEHTGHTLIEVLEEPTRPLPGVHEHPPTARPYRQFLGQELASRLAANTDVGRALFTGQGGDHLFLHSRSTLGFADYLAHHPLGLDAPAELLRSARLSQTSIWHVLRDTLPYRFGKTHRSAVVQDIEKRRTGVNQRAFDTLVAEDCMPVWTRQARGVPPAKFDQISYLVHLYQVRESLDHYGPKEMIHPLISQPLIELSLRLPTYLLCANGRSRGLARTAFTGMLSEQIRLRTSKGESTKFFAEHIKANSQQLLQALAEGELAARGMISRQEVQAFVARNDYKVQKFGFMMLPYYAIEAWLQTWKRISNGSSKAA
- a CDS encoding lasso peptide biosynthesis B2 protein — translated: MSERLYLDHNVFFREIDGTYLFLDSAKDKYLTLTGAQAEWFSEIRQSGNASTLSTNALKFSDRLTQSGLVRTQSEGGKPIEEIHYQTPEYSVFMRGADVPPSASVKDAPRFFMTYMASCLSHRHNKTDVSRTLQAVKHWKSGLPDARADLRKRAIELTERFHGLTPFFYTSYDACFFTSLFLVKYLSRFGLSADWVFAVRLVPFSAHCWVEFDHVVLNEDYDKTLAFKPIMLA
- a CDS encoding tetratricopeptide repeat protein yields the protein MAATLLVGMETWSECMRLGMQQMRGGESHAAILYFERAAALRPGHATARFNLAAALLRSGEHEPALHVYDHLLADRPDHAALHHGRGLTLNALGERASALAAFRTAVSRDEDAWQSWGSIADITSDELERQEAVRCAAEALERLCCKPEVPASLHVECANALINAHRYADAVAFISRRISRFPNASAAYNSLARAAYRRGTFKDAFCYQREALFSLDPKAMPGEPLPNPFKPNAAIEAACDVIQILEAHGLAPFLVAGTLLGFHRDGGPLSHDRDVDIGVMRQADDKQDVVAIVREHPTLLLRHDHQPGARYIALIHRGVGIDLFVHDRIGDHIFCGMTDRPGDTQWRFKVFGLDQRDYGGIRWRIPDAPERYLAETYGPRWQFPDPGFASAISSPALYEVDPHVRAYYALTRARQSLLFGDRAKARALLRQSPIPVDDDIERAPCLNAYI
- a CDS encoding GntR family transcriptional regulator, which gives rise to MKADIKSGAFPSGHPISAAMVSRRFSSSIIPVREALYRLAGERLIEARDHEGFYAVRISEVGLRDLYKWQYHLVLESLDQSFKPALKAAEAANINNSDPSLATIEVLFRTLADKSGNQELGVAIHNTLDRTVPVALVKDQVSDDWATEYENLLRHWQLGDVHLFKDALHSYNSRRIELVPDLVERLNHLRPSD